One part of the Bacteroidales bacterium genome encodes these proteins:
- the aroQ gene encoding type II 3-dehydroquinate dehydratase — MTILILNGPNLNLTGRREPEVYGVRTFDDLLVSLKQLYAKVKFVYFQSNIEGELIDKLHEYGFSARGIILNAGAYTHTSVAIGDAVKAIESPVIEVHLSNVFTREEFRHHSFISPNAKGYLCGFGLYGYLLAAESLINDFRLPETIE; from the coding sequence ATGACAATTCTTATTCTGAACGGCCCCAACCTTAATCTCACCGGACGCAGGGAGCCTGAAGTTTATGGGGTTCGAACCTTTGATGATTTGCTGGTTTCTTTAAAGCAACTTTACGCCAAGGTTAAGTTTGTGTATTTTCAGAGCAATATTGAAGGCGAACTCATTGATAAACTGCATGAATATGGTTTTTCAGCCAGAGGAATTATTTTGAATGCTGGTGCATACACCCATACTTCTGTTGCTATAGGCGATGCAGTAAAAGCCATTGAATCTCCGGTTATTGAAGTACATCTCAGCAATGTATTTACAAGGGAAGAATTCAGGCATCACTCCTTTATTTCCCCTAATGCAAAAGGATATTTGTGTGGCTTTGGTCTTTATGGCTATTTACTGGCCGCCGAAAGCTTGATAAATGATTTTAGACTTCCTGAAACTATTGAGTAA
- a CDS encoding glycosyltransferase family 2 protein, producing the protein MVKVSVVILNWNGKKFLEKFLPGVIEHSKNYADIIIADNASSDDSVEFLTANFPEIRIIQNETNGGFAKGYNDALSQVNSEYYVLLNSDIEVTANWIKPVIDLMEKDRQIAACQPKLLAFYKRSHFEYAGAAGGFIDRFGYPFCRGRIFQEIEEDRGQYDNEAEVFWATGACLFVRAELYHRFGGFDNDFFAHMEEIDLCWRLKNAGYKIMYCPDAVVYHVGGGTLPKKSSLKTYLNFRNNLTLIFKNIPSGKIFQTFITRWALDWVAALKFLAAGGLADFLAVLRAHWFFIFNVRSQLSKRRKLTQSEVSGVYKRNLVVDHYVRKKKRFSDLNQADFTQ; encoded by the coding sequence ATGGTTAAAGTATCTGTAGTTATTCTGAACTGGAATGGGAAGAAATTCCTGGAAAAATTTCTTCCAGGCGTTATTGAACACAGCAAAAACTACGCAGATATTATCATTGCCGACAATGCTTCAAGCGATGATTCAGTAGAATTTCTTACAGCCAACTTTCCGGAAATCAGGATAATTCAGAATGAAACCAACGGTGGGTTCGCAAAAGGCTATAACGATGCACTTTCTCAGGTAAACAGTGAGTATTATGTGTTGCTTAATTCCGATATTGAAGTTACAGCCAACTGGATCAAGCCTGTGATAGATTTGATGGAAAAAGACAGGCAGATTGCAGCATGTCAGCCCAAACTGCTGGCCTTTTATAAGCGTTCTCATTTTGAATATGCCGGCGCTGCAGGTGGATTTATTGATCGCTTTGGCTATCCTTTTTGCCGGGGAAGGATATTTCAGGAAATTGAAGAAGACCGCGGACAGTATGATAACGAGGCTGAGGTTTTCTGGGCAACAGGTGCATGTTTGTTTGTAAGAGCCGAATTGTATCATCGTTTTGGAGGCTTCGACAATGACTTTTTCGCTCATATGGAGGAAATAGACCTTTGCTGGCGATTGAAAAATGCCGGTTATAAAATCATGTATTGTCCCGATGCTGTTGTTTACCACGTTGGTGGCGGTACGCTTCCGAAAAAATCTTCGCTGAAAACCTACCTGAATTTCAGGAACAACCTCACGCTGATTTTTAAGAATATTCCTTCCGGAAAAATATTTCAGACATTTATTACACGCTGGGCCCTGGATTGGGTGGCCGCATTAAAATTTCTTGCTGCTGGAGGATTAGCTGATTTTCTTGCTGTGCTGAGAGCTCACTGGTTTTTTATTTTCAATGTAAGATCGCAGTTAAGCAAGCGCCGCAAGTTAACACAGTCGGAAGTTTCGGGAGTTTACAAAAGAAACCTGGTGGTGGATCATTATGTTAGGAAAAAGAAGCGCTTCAGCGATCTCAACCAAGCCGATTTTACTCAATAG
- a CDS encoding lysophospholipid acyltransferase family protein, giving the protein MRILYWLFSGFAWLVSILPGFLLYTLSGFACFVLNNVVAYRKQIIKDNLRKSFPEYSEREISAITRTYYQHLADLVIEVIKTPGLSADQIKSRFTFLNPEVLHNIKEKGKSVILLTAHLGNWEWLGPGIQLNFPEYTGFAVIKPLSNPFFDKYINDLRRLHTNDSIIPFKQTLRYMIRNKDKLTLTLFAADQTPHKSEIGFQTYFLNRQTPYFTGFEKIAKMLDQAVVFANVYRTRRGHYEVEFQLISERPAETGEYEITLKYVRLLEKAIRERPYNWLWSHRRWKYAPKPESVKSST; this is encoded by the coding sequence ATGCGCATCCTATATTGGTTGTTTTCGGGATTTGCCTGGCTCGTATCTATCCTGCCGGGTTTTCTGCTTTATACATTATCAGGTTTTGCCTGCTTTGTTCTCAATAATGTAGTTGCATATCGCAAGCAGATTATCAAGGACAACCTGAGAAAAAGTTTTCCGGAGTATTCCGAAAGGGAAATATCGGCAATCACACGAACCTATTATCAACACCTGGCCGATCTTGTCATTGAAGTTATAAAAACACCAGGTTTATCAGCCGATCAGATTAAAAGCCGTTTCACTTTTCTGAACCCTGAAGTTTTGCACAATATCAAGGAGAAAGGGAAAAGTGTGATCCTGCTTACTGCCCATCTTGGCAACTGGGAATGGCTCGGACCCGGGATACAGCTCAATTTCCCCGAGTACACAGGCTTTGCAGTGATAAAGCCGCTAAGTAATCCATTTTTTGATAAGTACATCAACGATCTGCGCAGGCTTCATACAAACGATAGTATTATCCCTTTCAAACAAACGCTACGTTATATGATCAGGAATAAAGATAAGCTTACTTTGACCCTGTTTGCAGCAGATCAAACACCACATAAAAGTGAAATAGGCTTTCAAACTTATTTCCTGAACCGCCAGACACCCTATTTCACTGGCTTCGAGAAAATTGCAAAAATGCTTGATCAGGCAGTGGTGTTTGCGAACGTTTACAGGACCCGGCGCGGGCATTATGAAGTTGAATTTCAATTAATCTCCGAACGCCCGGCAGAAACCGGAGAATATGAAATAACACTTAAATACGTCCGTTTACTCGAAAAAGCGATCCGTGAGCGGCCATACAACTGGTTGTGGTCGCACCGCCGCTGGAAATATGCTCCCAAACCGGAATCTGTAAAATCTTCAACATAA
- a CDS encoding mechanosensitive ion channel: MIALKRFGIPALLFILAGFLQYYTDLVGFIPESLVGTLKKAGEVLWIISIAWAIIVGIRIAKNHLLRKYDLSDADNLKSRKLYTQYNILERIVIFIIIIIATAITLMLFDGVKNIGISLFASAGVAGLIIGLSAQKALGTVLAGLQIALTQPIRIDDVVVVEGEWGRIEEINLTFVVIKIWDSRRLIVPSTYFLDKPFQNWTRTSADILGTVFIYTDYTIPFEPLRKELTRLLESNPLWDEQVNVLQITDAKQTTVEIRALMSAANSPDAWDLRVFVREKLIEFIQREYPQCLPRTRIEIKNEGMKESGAVFPD; this comes from the coding sequence ATGATAGCGTTGAAAAGATTCGGTATTCCTGCTTTACTATTTATCCTGGCAGGATTTCTTCAATATTACACTGATTTAGTAGGCTTTATACCTGAAAGCCTTGTAGGAACCCTTAAAAAAGCTGGAGAAGTTTTATGGATTATAAGCATAGCATGGGCAATTATCGTTGGCATTCGCATTGCTAAAAATCATTTACTTAGAAAGTATGATCTTAGTGATGCAGATAACCTTAAAAGCCGGAAACTCTATACACAGTATAATATCCTTGAAAGAATAGTTATATTCATAATTATAATTATTGCTACAGCCATCACGCTTATGTTGTTTGATGGGGTTAAAAATATTGGTATCAGCCTGTTTGCCTCGGCTGGTGTAGCAGGATTGATTATTGGACTTTCAGCGCAGAAAGCACTGGGAACGGTTCTTGCCGGACTGCAGATCGCTCTCACACAACCTATCCGTATTGATGACGTAGTTGTGGTTGAAGGGGAGTGGGGTAGGATCGAGGAAATAAATCTTACTTTCGTTGTGATAAAAATCTGGGACAGCCGTCGCCTGATAGTTCCGTCTACCTACTTTCTTGATAAGCCTTTTCAGAACTGGACCCGAACATCAGCCGATATTCTTGGAACCGTTTTCATTTATACCGATTATACCATTCCTTTTGAACCTCTGCGCAAGGAGCTGACGCGCTTGCTTGAATCCAATCCGCTTTGGGATGAACAGGTAAACGTCCTTCAAATCACTGATGCCAAACAAACTACCGTTGAAATAAGGGCGTTGATGAGCGCTGCCAACTCTCCTGATGCCTGGGATTTGAGGGTGTTTGTGAGGGAAAAACTCATTGAGTTCATACAACGCGAATACCCGCAATGCCTGCCGCGGACAAGGATTGAGATCAAGAATGAAGGCATGAAGGAATCCGGAGCTGTTTTCCCCGACTAA
- a CDS encoding bifunctional alpha,alpha-trehalose-phosphate synthase (UDP-forming)/trehalose-phosphatase has translation MRLIIVSNRLPVSVSKKNREFEFEKSAGGLVSGLSDYLNSLGKSETDINDYIWMGWPGMTIAKKDEDFVKTTVQKDYKASPVFLSQKLMDKVYLGFCNKTIWPLFHYFPNYATFDSEFWTEYKQLNKIFCNEVLKVVKPGDIIWVHDYHLMLLPLMLREKVTNPIGFFLHIPFPSYEMFRMFPKDSRSELLEGLLGSDLIGFHTHDYSQYFLRSILRILGKENHMGIVNLPDRVVRVGTFPMGIEFNKFNKMDVSPFISEKPGLDQPKIVLSVDRLDYSKGIVNRLQGFELFLKNHPEWHNKVFLNMIVVPSRTGVTSYQEIKRRLDELVGNINGNYGNPDWTPIIYQYTSLPHKELIAQYRRSDVSLITPLRDGMNLVAKEYVASLNDQKGVLILSEFTGAAKELSESIIINPNNVDEIADAIFDALSVPEEDQIRYNRTMQKRLKRYDVTKWATDFVDSLIDVSKISSYYSRKKIFETEDIDKIVEHYQHAENRLIIVNYDGTLAPYQKNPAHAKPDQALLKILNNLNIIDHADVVIISSRGKEDLDAWLGEIPVNLSAENGTWLREANVKKWKLFKPLSPEWKEVILPILEMYTDRLPGASIEERDYSISWLYHKADVEQAGFLSNEVMDHLLSITNNIGVQVLQGHKVIEVSNSGINKGELGMHWLSKKEYDFVLALGAGWADELLFQSLPKHAWTVKVGMIQTNARYVISDQADVLAFLKKLRSRKP, from the coding sequence ATGCGCCTGATTATAGTTTCCAACCGATTGCCTGTTTCGGTTTCAAAAAAGAACAGGGAGTTTGAATTTGAGAAAAGTGCCGGCGGACTGGTTTCCGGCCTGAGCGATTATCTGAACAGCCTTGGCAAATCCGAAACAGACATAAATGATTATATCTGGATGGGATGGCCGGGAATGACCATAGCCAAAAAAGACGAGGATTTTGTAAAAACAACAGTACAGAAGGATTATAAAGCCTCCCCGGTTTTTCTATCCCAGAAATTAATGGATAAGGTTTACCTGGGGTTCTGCAATAAGACCATCTGGCCATTGTTTCACTACTTTCCGAATTATGCAACCTTCGACAGTGAATTCTGGACGGAATACAAGCAATTGAACAAAATATTCTGCAACGAAGTGTTGAAGGTCGTAAAACCGGGCGACATCATCTGGGTTCATGATTACCATTTGATGCTGTTGCCTTTGATGTTGCGTGAAAAAGTAACAAATCCTATCGGGTTCTTCCTTCACATCCCTTTTCCAAGCTACGAGATGTTCCGTATGTTCCCAAAAGACAGCAGGAGCGAGTTGCTTGAAGGCCTTCTGGGTTCTGATCTGATTGGCTTCCATACACATGACTATTCACAGTATTTTTTGCGTTCGATCCTGCGAATTCTTGGTAAGGAAAATCACATGGGCATAGTTAACCTTCCTGACAGGGTAGTGAGAGTGGGGACTTTTCCTATGGGAATTGAGTTCAATAAATTCAATAAAATGGATGTTTCTCCTTTCATATCAGAAAAGCCTGGTCTGGATCAGCCCAAAATAGTACTCTCTGTGGACAGGCTCGACTATTCCAAAGGTATTGTGAACCGTTTGCAGGGTTTTGAACTGTTTTTAAAAAATCATCCTGAATGGCATAACAAAGTATTCTTAAATATGATAGTTGTGCCTTCTCGTACTGGGGTCACATCATACCAGGAGATTAAAAGACGACTGGATGAATTGGTGGGCAATATTAACGGGAACTATGGCAATCCTGACTGGACACCAATCATATATCAGTACACCTCATTGCCTCATAAAGAACTGATAGCCCAATACAGGCGCAGCGATGTTTCCCTGATTACACCCTTACGCGATGGGATGAACCTTGTTGCAAAAGAATATGTAGCTTCTTTAAACGATCAAAAAGGAGTGTTGATTTTAAGCGAATTCACAGGCGCAGCTAAAGAGTTGAGCGAAAGCATTATTATCAACCCAAATAATGTGGACGAAATTGCTGATGCAATATTTGATGCCTTGAGTGTCCCCGAAGAAGATCAGATAAGGTATAACCGCACCATGCAAAAGCGTCTTAAACGTTACGATGTTACAAAATGGGCTACAGATTTTGTAGACAGCCTGATAGACGTTAGCAAAATATCAAGTTATTATTCCAGGAAAAAGATTTTTGAAACAGAGGACATTGATAAGATCGTTGAACATTATCAACACGCTGAAAACAGGCTGATCATTGTAAACTATGATGGTACCCTGGCTCCTTACCAGAAAAATCCAGCCCACGCAAAACCGGATCAGGCCTTGCTTAAAATTTTGAATAATCTGAATATCATTGATCATGCCGATGTTGTAATTATCAGTAGCAGAGGAAAAGAAGACCTGGATGCATGGCTAGGCGAAATCCCAGTGAATCTGAGCGCCGAAAATGGTACCTGGCTTCGTGAAGCAAATGTCAAAAAATGGAAGCTTTTTAAACCATTATCGCCGGAGTGGAAAGAAGTAATCCTTCCCATTCTTGAAATGTACACCGATCGCCTGCCAGGGGCTAGCATTGAAGAGAGAGACTACTCCATATCATGGCTCTACCACAAAGCTGATGTGGAGCAAGCCGGATTTTTATCAAATGAAGTCATGGATCATCTTTTAAGTATTACAAACAATATCGGCGTTCAGGTGCTGCAGGGTCATAAGGTAATAGAAGTCAGCAACTCTGGGATCAACAAAGGTGAGCTGGGAATGCACTGGTTATCAAAGAAAGAGTATGACTTTGTGCTTGCCCTTGGCGCTGGCTGGGCCGATGAGTTATTGTTTCAATCCTTGCCAAAACATGCCTGGACCGTAAAGGTAGGAATGATACAAACAAATGCCCGATATGTAATTAGTGATCAGGCTGATGTTTTAGCTTTTCTGAAAAAACTGAGAAGCAGGAAGCCGTAG
- a CDS encoding glycoside hydrolase family 65 protein: MDNNWTVIYKGFDEKEHPLHEALCALGNGYFVTRGALEMAKDNEYNYPGTYLAGGYNRMKSEIEGKIIENEDLANWPNWLYLTFKIGEGKWFTLEEMEILEYETQLHLKQGLLERRMQFRDKEGRITFIKSRRIVSMYNYHLAGIQWILTPQNWSGQITVRSGIDGNIINNNVARYRQLNQNHIQVLEKGSFNKTSHYMLSQTKQSQIRMAQAVRTNVYINGKSPDITPELFQEEGFLAGDFSFECIKGTPVTVEKLAAMYTSRDFAISDPLTEAKTNIERVGEFSELEEQQQIAWQQIWDSNDIEFESNGSNDQLVIRLHIFHLYQSVSQNSIDYDIGVPARGWHGEAYRGHIFWDELYILPFINLHMPQLSRSLLMYRYRRLPEAIHAAKQEGLRGALFPWQSSSNGREETQKIHLNPKSGRWLPDVSHLQYHVNAAIPYNVWHYYQSTGDMDFMLSHGAEIIVASALFWSDIAHFNSERGRYEIHKVMGPDEYHTHYPDAEEPGLNNNAYTNVMAVWVLQHALGLLENFDPSCCINLSDKLGFTEKDLERWKDITEKMYMPFHEDGIIMQFEGYENLKELDWDHYHEKYGKALRLDRILESEGDSCNYYKASKQADMLMLFYLFSADELERMFKRLGYKFDTETIPKNIEYYQKRTAHGSTLSQVIHSWVYARSHREESWRSFKVALMSDFEDVQGGTTHEGIHLGAMAGTLDIMQRCYSGLEIGDNVLWFNPQLPEDIKTIRFSLRYRSHWIKVNMNHEKLTIEFDKGWANPVTIGVKGEKHFFRTSDRKEFML; this comes from the coding sequence ATGGATAACAACTGGACAGTGATCTACAAAGGCTTCGATGAAAAAGAACACCCTTTGCATGAAGCTTTATGCGCACTCGGCAATGGTTATTTTGTAACGAGGGGTGCGCTGGAAATGGCGAAGGATAATGAGTACAATTATCCGGGAACCTATCTGGCTGGTGGTTACAACCGAATGAAATCCGAAATTGAAGGAAAGATTATTGAAAATGAAGATCTGGCAAACTGGCCCAACTGGCTCTACCTCACATTTAAAATCGGCGAAGGAAAATGGTTCACACTTGAAGAAATGGAAATCCTGGAATACGAAACCCAATTACACCTTAAGCAAGGATTATTGGAGCGTAGGATGCAATTTCGTGATAAAGAGGGCCGGATCACCTTTATCAAAAGCCGCAGGATTGTGAGCATGTACAATTACCATCTGGCTGGAATTCAATGGATACTTACACCTCAGAACTGGTCGGGTCAGATTACTGTCCGATCCGGAATTGATGGTAACATTATCAATAATAATGTAGCAAGATACCGGCAATTGAATCAGAACCACATTCAAGTACTTGAGAAGGGAAGCTTTAATAAAACCAGCCATTATATGCTGAGCCAGACAAAGCAGTCGCAGATTCGCATGGCACAAGCTGTGAGAACAAATGTTTATATTAATGGCAAATCACCGGATATAACACCTGAGCTTTTCCAGGAAGAAGGATTCCTTGCCGGGGATTTCAGCTTTGAATGTATTAAGGGCACACCTGTGACTGTCGAAAAACTGGCTGCTATGTATACTTCCCGCGATTTTGCCATCAGCGATCCCCTTACCGAGGCCAAAACCAATATTGAACGTGTTGGTGAATTTTCTGAACTGGAAGAACAGCAACAGATTGCCTGGCAGCAAATCTGGGACTCCAATGACATAGAGTTCGAATCAAACGGCAGCAATGACCAGCTAGTTATACGCCTTCATATTTTCCACCTTTATCAGTCGGTTTCGCAAAACAGCATTGATTATGATATTGGTGTTCCAGCCCGTGGCTGGCATGGTGAGGCTTACCGCGGACATATTTTCTGGGACGAACTTTACATTCTTCCATTTATCAACCTGCATATGCCGCAGCTATCGCGCTCGCTGCTCATGTATCGTTACCGCCGTTTACCCGAAGCCATCCATGCTGCAAAACAGGAAGGACTTCGTGGAGCATTGTTTCCCTGGCAAAGCAGTAGCAACGGCCGCGAAGAAACGCAAAAAATTCATCTGAATCCAAAATCGGGACGCTGGCTGCCAGATGTTTCGCATCTGCAGTATCACGTCAATGCTGCCATTCCTTACAATGTGTGGCATTATTATCAGAGCACCGGTGATATGGATTTCATGCTATCTCATGGCGCTGAAATCATTGTGGCATCCGCATTATTCTGGTCTGATATCGCTCATTTTAACTCCGAACGCGGACGCTATGAGATCCATAAGGTGATGGGACCTGATGAATATCACACCCACTATCCCGATGCCGAAGAGCCAGGTCTAAACAATAATGCATATACCAATGTAATGGCTGTGTGGGTGTTACAACATGCCCTTGGATTGCTTGAAAATTTTGATCCTTCCTGCTGTATAAACCTGTCAGACAAACTGGGATTCACTGAAAAAGATTTGGAAAGATGGAAAGACATCACTGAGAAAATGTATATGCCTTTCCACGAAGATGGAATCATTATGCAGTTTGAGGGTTATGAAAATTTGAAAGAACTTGATTGGGATCACTACCACGAAAAATACGGAAAAGCATTACGCCTCGATCGCATCCTTGAGAGTGAAGGCGATTCATGCAATTACTACAAAGCCAGCAAACAAGCTGATATGCTCATGCTATTCTATCTTTTCTCAGCCGATGAGTTAGAACGAATGTTCAAGAGGCTCGGATATAAGTTCGATACAGAAACTATTCCTAAAAATATTGAATATTATCAGAAAAGAACCGCACATGGATCAACACTGAGTCAGGTGATTCATTCATGGGTTTATGCGCGTTCACATCGCGAAGAGTCGTGGAGAAGTTTTAAGGTGGCTTTGATGAGTGATTTTGAAGATGTTCAGGGTGGCACCACCCACGAAGGCATACACCTGGGCGCCATGGCAGGAACCCTGGATATTATGCAACGCTGTTATTCCGGACTTGAAATCGGCGACAATGTACTTTGGTTCAATCCACAGCTACCTGAAGATATTAAAACAATCCGTTTCAGCCTCCGGTACCGGAGCCACTGGATTAAAGTAAATATGAACCATGAAAAATTAACCATTGAGTTCGACAAAGGCTGGGCAAATCCTGTAACCATTGGAGTGAAAGGGGAAAAACACTTTTTTAGAACCAGTGACAGGAAGGAGTTTATGTTGTGA
- the otsB gene encoding trehalose-phosphatase — protein MNSNKDANLSENIRPHTHKIEALIFDLDGVITQTRKTHKKAWKETFDKFFAEREKEFLKQDSMTEDDYQNYVDGKPRYIGVQSFLESRSIKLPLGNPDDDPGFATICALGNLKNMLFNELVELEGVEIYHDAIAKLRDWKKQGIKTAIVSSSKNCRNIIKVAGIEDLFDTRVDGVVSVEIGLKGKPNPDIFTEAARRLGVRPENSVVFEDAISGVQAGQQGYFGLVVGVNRFNNKQALLDNGADITIDNFSDLNLSDPEIQEAYFSRQGKPIFPGNDEVFEILTKKKPAIFLDYDGTLSPIVPRPEDAIISNEMKETLQQLAHLFTVAIVTGRNKEDVENLVGLNGLVYAGSHGYIISGPNGLFMEHEDSKNIIPRLDEIEKEIKKELNERTQGTQLDRKRYAIGIHYRNAREEDEAVVHEIANTMISRHKGFKIGAGKKILEIKPDLDWHKGKAVDWILKALKLSGQKDIIPIFIGDDMTDEDAFNTLQEKGIGILVGGHGKKTAATYALKNVFQVKEFFKKLIGMYEL, from the coding sequence ATGAATTCGAACAAAGACGCTAATTTATCCGAAAATATAAGGCCGCACACTCACAAGATTGAAGCACTCATATTTGATCTTGACGGGGTCATCACCCAAACCCGCAAAACCCATAAAAAAGCATGGAAAGAGACATTTGATAAATTCTTCGCTGAACGCGAAAAAGAGTTCCTAAAGCAGGACTCAATGACCGAAGACGATTATCAGAATTATGTTGACGGCAAACCCCGTTATATTGGCGTACAAAGCTTCCTCGAATCCCGCAGCATCAAGCTCCCGCTTGGAAACCCCGATGATGACCCTGGTTTTGCAACCATTTGTGCGCTTGGGAACCTAAAGAACATGCTGTTTAATGAACTGGTTGAGCTGGAAGGTGTGGAGATTTATCACGATGCCATTGCTAAACTCAGGGATTGGAAAAAACAGGGAATAAAAACCGCTATTGTATCTTCCAGCAAAAACTGCCGCAATATCATCAAGGTGGCCGGGATTGAAGATTTGTTCGATACCCGTGTTGACGGAGTGGTCTCAGTAGAAATTGGCCTTAAAGGCAAACCCAATCCGGATATTTTCACAGAAGCTGCCCGAAGACTAGGGGTCAGACCCGAAAATTCTGTTGTTTTTGAAGATGCTATTTCGGGAGTACAAGCCGGCCAGCAAGGCTATTTTGGACTCGTGGTTGGTGTTAATCGTTTTAACAACAAACAAGCTTTGCTTGATAACGGTGCTGATATCACCATTGATAATTTTTCTGATCTGAACCTTTCAGATCCGGAAATTCAGGAAGCATATTTCTCCCGTCAGGGAAAACCCATTTTTCCGGGCAATGATGAAGTCTTCGAAATTCTGACCAAAAAAAAACCAGCCATTTTCCTCGATTACGACGGAACTCTTTCGCCTATAGTTCCCCGTCCTGAAGACGCCATTATTTCAAATGAGATGAAGGAAACCTTGCAGCAACTTGCCCACTTATTCACAGTGGCAATCGTAACAGGGCGCAACAAAGAAGATGTGGAAAACCTCGTTGGCCTCAACGGACTTGTTTATGCCGGCAGCCATGGCTATATCATCAGCGGTCCAAACGGGCTTTTTATGGAACATGAGGACTCAAAGAACATAATCCCAAGGCTTGATGAGATTGAAAAGGAAATTAAAAAAGAGCTGAATGAGAGAACCCAGGGCACCCAGCTCGATCGTAAGCGCTATGCCATTGGGATTCATTACCGCAATGCGCGGGAGGAAGATGAGGCTGTTGTTCATGAAATTGCAAATACAATGATCAGCAGGCATAAGGGTTTTAAAATCGGAGCTGGTAAAAAGATCCTTGAGATCAAACCCGACCTCGACTGGCATAAAGGTAAAGCCGTGGATTGGATTTTGAAAGCCTTAAAGCTATCCGGTCAAAAGGATATCATTCCCATATTCATTGGAGATGATATGACTGATGAAGATGCTTTCAATACGCTTCAGGAAAAGGGGATCGGAATCCTGGTTGGCGGGCATGGAAAGAAAACCGCTGCTACTTATGCCCTAAAGAATGTTTTTCAGGTGAAGGAATTTTTTAAGAAGCTGATTGGGATGTATGAGCTATAA